A region of Ornithorhynchus anatinus isolate Pmale09 chromosome 5, mOrnAna1.pri.v4, whole genome shotgun sequence DNA encodes the following proteins:
- the LOC114812076 gene encoding glutaminyl-peptide cyclotransferase-like protein, translating into MTGREPRPLARRARVGGSRVGRALLPLARARRVGGACRGGAAAPPPARLRLRLRLRFAAMRKGSGGGRGRLRTRGAECGASPPARSRLPPAPLLLLLLGLAAAAGLYVAWGPGGGEERAGPAPPRGHPKLRSLPRARLQQFLSQLDARRLWGTYLRPLLVERSPGSPGNLRVRQFLERELRALGAGWHVELDGFSARTPRGTIPFANVVATLAPEAPRRLVLACHYDSKYFPPEEGPFLGASDSAVPCALLLELARALDPELRQAKEEGSPMTLQLLFLDGEEAFEEWSPTDSLYGARHLARRMEKTPHGPGASQLEAIELFVLLDLLGAPGLSIHSHFPRTASWFQRLVGIEKRLHRLGLLESHPREELYFQQGTPYGPVDDDHAPFLRRGVPVLHLIATPFPTVWHTPADTEENLDPPTVRNLSRILVVFLAECLGL; encoded by the exons ATGACAGGACGCGAGCCGCGCCCATTGGCCAGAAGGGCTCGGGTGGGCgggtcccgcgtggggcgggCGCTGCTCCCATTGGCCAGAGCGCGGCGAGTGGGCGGAGCTTGCCGCGGAGGGgctgcggccccgcccccggcccggctccgcctccggctccggctccggttCGCGGCCATGCGGAAAgggagcgggggcgggcgggggcggctgcgGACGCGGGGCGCCGAGTGCGGGGCCTCGCCGCCGGCGCGGAgccgcctgcccccggccccgctgctgctgctgctgctgggcctgGCCGCGGCCGCGGGGCTCTACGTGGCctggggcccgggcggcggcgaggagcgggcgggcccggccccgccacggGGGCACCCAAAG ctCCGCAGTCTTCCTCGGGCCCGGTTGCAGCAGTTCCTGAGCCAGCTGGATGCGCGGCGTCTCTGGGGCACGTACCTGCGGCCGCTGCTGGTCGAGCGGAGCCCGGGCAGCCCCGGGAACCTGCGCGTCCGacag TTCTTGGAGAGGGAGCTGCGGGCCCTGGGCGCCGGCTGGCACGTGGAGCTGGACGGCTTTTCCGCTCGCACCCCACGCGGGACCATCCCTTTCGCCAACGTGGTGGCCACGCTGGCCCCCGAGGCCCCCCGCCGCCTGGTCTTGGCCTGTCACTACGACTCCAAGTACTTCCCGCCGGAAGAAGGGCCCTTCCTGGGGGCCTCAGACTCGGCCGTGCCCTGCGCCCTGCTCCTGGAGCTGGCCCGAGCCCTGGACCCCGAGCTCcgccaggccaaggaggag GGGTCCCCCATGACGCTCCAGCTGCTGTTCCTGGACGGGGAGGAGGCGTTCGAGGAGTGGAGCCCCACGGACTCCttgtacggcgcccggcacctcgCCCGGCGTATGGAGAAGACGCCCCACGGCCCTGGCGCCTCCCAGCTGGAAGCTATT GAACTGTTCGTGCTCCTGGATCTGCTGGGCGCCCCTGGCCTCTCCATCCACAGCCACTTCCCCCGCACGGCCTCCTGGTTCCAGCGGCTCGTCGGCATCG agaagCGACTGCATCGGCTGGGCCTCCTGGAATCCCACCCCCGGGAGGAGTTGTACTTCCAGCAGGGGACTCCCTACGGCCCTGTGGACGATGACCACGCGCCCTTCCTCCGCAGAG GGGTGCCGGTCCTGCACCTCatcgccacccccttccccacggtCTGGCACACGCCCGCTGACACGGAGGAGAACTTGGATCCTCCCACCGTCCGCAACCTCAGCCGCATCCTCGTCGTCTTCCTGGCCGAGTGTCTGGGCCTTTAG
- the LOC114812132 gene encoding small nuclear ribonucleoprotein Sm D2-like, translating into MSLLNKPKSEMTPEELQKREEEEFNTGPLSVLTQSVKNNTQVLINCRNNKKLLGRVKAFDRHCNMVLENVKEMWTEVPKSGKGRKKSKPVNKDRYISKMFLRGDSVIVVLRNPLIAGK; encoded by the exons AT GAGTCTCCTAAACAAGCCCAAGAGCGAGATGACCCCGGAGGAGCTGCAGAAGCGCGAGGAGGAGGAGTTCAACACGGGGCCCCTGTCGGTGCTGACCCAGTCGGTAAAGAACAACACACAGGTTCTCATCAACTGCAGAAACAACAAGAAACTGTTGGGCCGCGTCAAGGCATTCGACAG GCATTGCAACATGGTTCTGGAGAACGTGAAGGAGATGTGGACCGAGGTGCCCAAGAGCGGCAAGGGCAGAAAGAAATCAAAGCCGGTGAACAAGGACCGCTATATCTCCAAGATGTTCCTGCGCGGAGATTCGGTCATCGTGGTGCTCAGGAACCCACTGATCGCCGGCAAGTAG
- the LOC103167467 gene encoding meiosis initiator protein-like, which translates to MEPEVQGTGGPEMGAPKTCREESHRSRGGQRGGGLGSLKPGPPIYAHTLLFSWHGGLGQLGLGAGGQCSPLASPEPQRATGGSWRCLALGQGPRRSDDPSRELGPERDREGEAAGADTPTGGQEPGPAPHGTEEGSSEGSASISTADDCALSTDGGVEELEDEEDLSPVGPKLVDYDSDWEEEEDEDSSTGPWLSALTPPNSPHGLVVPGSEPPLLLLPARDCCATGCSAQDLGLSPSLFSSPSHLLSGQTQPEGIESVSQALFEDVCLNLSTGTLWTKDPWTSVSDFSSSSEEDGDCVWRPIERDPKPSPARPQTKRAAEPGRRPVAPNPPCPFLLKKKCVNGFIMFCRLNRKQYIRSKARRFSRLHNRIVRSDNSSSDEELPPQKPFYLLLAEKAHCFPPPGTL; encoded by the exons ATGGAGCCAGAAGTTCAAGGAACTGGGGGACCAGAGATGGGGGCCCCGAAGACTTGCAGGGAGGAGAGCCATCGATCCAGGGGCGGCCAGAGGGGCGGGGGTTTGGGGAGCCTGAAGCCAGGACCCCCGATCTATGCCCACACACTGCTGTTTTCCTGGCATGGAGGACTCGgccagctggggctgggggctggaggccaGTGCTCTCCCTTAGCCAGCCCGG AGCCCCAGAGGGCCACCGGGGGGTCTTGGCGTTGTTTGGCCCTGGGCCAGGGCCCCCGCCGGTCGGACGATCCCTCCCGGGAGCTGGGCCCAGAGCGAGACCGTGAAGGAGAAGCCGCCGGAGCCGACACACCCACCGGGGGCCAGGAGCCCGGCCCGGCACCACACGGGACTGAAGAGGGGTCGTCCGAGGGCAGCGCATCCATCTCCACTGCAG ATGACTGTGCCCTAAGCACCGATGGTGGGGTCGAAGAGCTGGAGGATGAGGAAGATCTCTCTCCCGTGGG ACCCAAGTTGGTGGACTACGATTctgactgggaggaggaggaggacgaggattcCAGCACAGGCCCGTGGCTCTCGGCCCTGACCCCCCCAAACAGTCCCCACG GCTTGGTGGTCCCTGGCTCTGAgcccccgctgctgctgctgcccgcccGGGACTGCTGTGCCACTGGCTGCAGTGCTCAGGACTTGGGCCTGAGCCCCTCGCTCTTCTCCTCGCCCAGTCACCTGCTGTCCGGCCAAACCCAGCCTGAGGGGATCGAGAGCGTTTCCCAAG CCCTGTTTGAAGATGTGTGCCTGAACCTCTCCACGGGCACCCTGTGGACGAAG GACCCTTGGACCTCGGTGAGTGACTTCTCGTCCTCCTCAGAggaggacggggactgcgtctggaGACCCATCGAGCGGGACCCCAAGCCATCGCCCGCCAGGCCCCAGACCAagagggcggcggagccgggtcggCGGCcggtggccccgaaccctccgtGTCCCTTCCTGTTGAAGAAGAAGTGTGTCAACGGATTCATCATGTTCTGCCGCCTCAACCGCAAGCAGTACATTCG CTCCAAGGCTCGAAGGTTCAGCCGCCTGCACAACCGCATCGTGCGCAGCGATAATTCCAGCAGCGACGAGGAGCTGCCGCCCCAGAAGCCCTTCTACCTGCTCCTGGCTGAGAAAGCgcactgcttccctccccccggcACCCTGTGA